Part of the Streptomyces europaeiscabiei genome is shown below.
GGTGGCGCGCATCATGACGACGCACGCCGACGACCTCGCCGCACGCATCGGCGCCCCGGTCGAGCTCGCGGGTGTGGCGGTCCGGCGACCCTCCCGGGTGCGTGAGGGCATCGACCCGGCGCTCGTCACCACCGACGCGACCGCCCTGGTCAAACGGGGGGACATCGACGTCGTCGTCGAGGTCATCGGCGGTATCGAGCCCGCCCGCTCCCTCATCACCACCGCGTTCGAGCACGGCGCCTCCGTCGTCTCCGCCAACAAGGCCCTTCTCGCCCAGGACGGCGCAGCGCTGCACGCCGTCGCCGGGGACCACGACGCGGACCTCTACTACGAGGCCGCCGTCGCCGGTGCCATCCCGCTGATCCGGCCGCTGCGCGAGTCCCTCGCCGGCGACAAGATCAACCGGGTGATGGGCATCGTCAACGGCACCACCAATTTCATCCTCGACAAGATGGATTCCACGGGCGCCGGATACCAGGAGGCCCTCGACGAGGCCACTGCCCTGGGATACGCCGAGGCCGACCCGACCGCCGACATCGAGGGCTTCGACGCCGCCGCCAAGGCCGCGATCCTCGCCGGTATCGCCTTCCACTCGCGCGTACGGCTCGACGACGTGTACCGCGAGGGCATGACCGAGGTGACGGCGGCCGACTTCGCCTCCGCCAAGAACATGGGCTGCACCATCAAGCTGCTCGCCATCTGCGAGCGGGCAGCGGACGGCGGCTCCGTCACCGCGCGCGTGCACCCCGCGATGATCCCGCTGACCCACCCGCTCGCCTCCGTACGCGGCGCCTACAACGCCGTGTTCGTGGAGTCGGACGCCGCCGGGCAGTTGATGTTCTACGGGCCGGGCGCGGGCGGTGCCCCCACCGCCTCCGCCGTGCTCGGCGACCTCGTGGCCGTGTGCCGCAACCGGCTCGCGGGCTCCACCGGGCCCGGCGAGTCCGCGTACGCCGCCCTGCCGGTCTCGCCGATGGGCGAGGTCGTCACCCGGTACCACATCAGCCTTGACGTCGCCGACAAACCGGGTGTTCTCGCCCAGGTGGCGACCGT
Proteins encoded:
- a CDS encoding homoserine dehydrogenase; the encoded protein is MRTRPLKVALLGCGVVGSEVARIMTTHADDLAARIGAPVELAGVAVRRPSRVREGIDPALVTTDATALVKRGDIDVVVEVIGGIEPARSLITTAFEHGASVVSANKALLAQDGAALHAVAGDHDADLYYEAAVAGAIPLIRPLRESLAGDKINRVMGIVNGTTNFILDKMDSTGAGYQEALDEATALGYAEADPTADIEGFDAAAKAAILAGIAFHSRVRLDDVYREGMTEVTAADFASAKNMGCTIKLLAICERAADGGSVTARVHPAMIPLTHPLASVRGAYNAVFVESDAAGQLMFYGPGAGGAPTASAVLGDLVAVCRNRLAGSTGPGESAYAALPVSPMGEVVTRYHISLDVADKPGVLAQVATVFAEHGVSIDTVRQQGRQDGGGEASLVVVTHRASDASLSGTVEALRNLDTVRGVASIMRVEGE